AAACGGTCAAAGCTGGTGGCAGTTCCCGGGTTCGAGGAGCAACCGGGGTTGGCATGTGATCCAATAAATCTTTATGGTATGCCTGTAAAACATCAATATTGAACGTCAAATGAAAAAAGAAAACAATGGAGTAAAAAAGTTTACAAAGCTTCTTTGTTGATTTAGTACCTGTATCACAAAATTACGCCTTTCACAATCCAAAAACATGTTGATGTTCCAATTAACTTTTGCCATTATTTTGTCCCTGACTGTTGAAAAGCTTAACTGATCCCTTGAAGTGAATCTATCAACTTCATTGAACCATAGGCAGGTAAACAGATTGGTGATGGGAGTGTGTTCTTTTATAAGGACACAACCTTCAGGGACATCTGCAAAAACAGAATTTAAGACCTTGTAATCAGCCAATGAAAATTTTATAATTAGATAGAGATATATCACACATACACAATCATTCACCTACCGCTTGTTATTGGAAGCTTAGCCTCAGAATATGGTGTTAAGCCCTCATTTATGTAAAAATCAATCTGTGCATCGATTGAAGAGTTGTCGTACTTCCCAGCAGCTTTATTAGCTATAGCTTCATCAAACATACTAAAGCGTTTATAGTGTCTGGAGATGGCGAAATTAGCATTTTCCCGCCACAAGAACCTAAAGAGATGCATGATTTAGTTTACCACATGATGAATATTAATCTTGAATGATGACCGACTAAAGTAGAATTATGAAACAGGCAGTCAATAAAAGTACAACCTTTGTACCGATTTAGCTTTAGGAAACCTAAAGCATGCTAACATAAAAAGAAAATGAGATGTACCTCTCAAGAATTTGATATGGATCCACAACAAGCTTGAGCTTTCCATCAATCCAAATCGAATATCTAATGTTAGGGAAGATCCTATGCAATAGAAGCTTTGGGATCTGCCACATATACATGCTGGATAAATAACATTGACAATTACAATTTCAAGAGAATCTGACCTTTAACATCCAAGGTACAAATATGTAAACCCAGGAAATTAGCAAATAACCCAAACAAAAGCTAACTGACCTTTCCATTCCGTCTTGGATCATTGTATGGGACATTCCGGaccacaataattctccacaaaccAACTCTCTTGGTGTCATCCAAGACACTAGAATTCTTCAAATACGCTTCTGTCGTTTCATCAATAAACATATAGAAATGAACATTTTTCTTGGCTATTTCACTGATGTTCTCGGGTTGTTGTATTAAGTCATAGTTACCTGAAAAGAAAAAGGTATAAGCTGAAAAGAAATttggaaaaaaataaataaaaagaaaatctcCATATTATGTCTGATGCCAAGGGAATGTACCGAATATGGCAGATGCAACAATAATGTCACGGGGCTGCTCCAACTCCAACAAGTCGGCGTCATCAATATCAAATCCAGTTTGATTACCAGGTTTACTTCCATTGACAAATCTATCAAATGAGATATATGCAAACAAGTAATTGACCAGGAAAAAAAAAAGTTGGTTCTACAATGGTGCTAAAAAAAGAAAAAAGTAATAAGGGAAATACTACAGGGAATGGGTTCAGTTGAACCTACCCACAATGGACTGTCATGGACTCCTTTATATCATAAGAATCACTCCTTTGTTTCAAAGTAGGATACCCACCAAAATCAGAACCTGCATGCGGCTCATTTCTCTGTGGATTTTCATCATACGCATAGGTCAACTGACGAAGCACGGAAGATTCTGACGGGAAGGCTGGCATAGAAGCTATAGCCTGCTCTGGAGAGATGTAACATACTGGACATGCTGATAAACAAGTGAACAAAAACAAAATTAATAAGTATTACATTTAGAGGCCATGTTAAAGAGATGGACAATTATTCAATCACAACGATCTTGAGGGTAAATATTCCTTTTAGTAACATTAAACCACAATATCACATATCAGAGCAAGTATAAAAGTGATCAATGAGTTTGAC
This Rutidosis leptorrhynchoides isolate AG116_Rl617_1_P2 unplaced genomic scaffold, CSIRO_AGI_Rlap_v1 contig141, whole genome shotgun sequence DNA region includes the following protein-coding sequences:
- the LOC139881323 gene encoding probable hexosyltransferase MUCI70: MTGGGSLSVALRTPSYGSLQQLHNNIVINSNIGLAKSPFLSKRPSSKMLIPNPRDKEKGLPIFCCRLLGRARISMLLLFLLAFVIFTLGSLLVTKEQERSAILPPLDQSSLIQIAMNLSDHPCKYFAFPPPPPPENRRPGPRPCPVCYISPEQAIASMPAFPSESSVLRQLTYAYDENPQRNEPHAGSDFGGYPTLKQRSDSYDIKESMTVHCGFVNGSKPGNQTGFDIDDADLLELEQPRDIIVASAIFGNYDLIQQPENISEIAKKNVHFYMFIDETTEAYLKNSSVLDDTKRVGLWRIIVVRNVPYNDPRRNGKIPKLLLHRIFPNIRYSIWIDGKLKLVVDPYQILERFLWRENANFAISRHYKRFSMFDEAIANKAAGKYDNSSIDAQIDFYINEGLTPYSEAKLPITSDVPEGCVLIKEHTPITNLFTCLWFNEVDRFTSRDQLSFSTVRDKIMAKVNWNINMFLDCERRNFVIQAYHKDLLDHMPTPVAPRTRELPPALTVLRNSGKRGSLRHRRERRRSRRHRKVSAGSNDNNSI